A region of Desulfovibrio sp. X2 DNA encodes the following proteins:
- a CDS encoding HD-GYP domain-containing protein, with protein sequence MSHGPSPAQQPHDPDGVFPVSPLLIIPSAVGGFSIYLRLDGNLILYARKGERFTDRHRTRLHELGVRRLFVKSEERGGYENYLQEHLGSILDDESIPLSGRVQVWYEATLGLVRDVFEHKLPRPLGARRFEKVRCLVRTTLDLLSRQEAVREMARFLTRGFSVYSHGIGTMVLTACVLQGCEDVDDELLEACAMGALLHDIGKTRLPREVAQKNLEALSAAELELYRSHPALGVAMCSGVSLPPAALHCMLMHHERVNGSGYPGGAQASDIPRHVAVLSVCDMYDNYTRAGAYGPALSPFEALSRLQCARGLYDTDAIKRLILVLADARVVEAGGEPAGESAAEPSEKREGSAPGGR encoded by the coding sequence GTGAGTCACGGTCCCTCCCCTGCCCAGCAGCCGCACGACCCGGACGGCGTCTTCCCTGTCTCGCCCCTGCTGATCATCCCCTCCGCCGTCGGCGGATTCAGCATCTATCTGCGGCTGGACGGCAATCTCATCCTCTACGCCCGCAAGGGCGAGCGCTTCACCGACCGGCACCGCACGCGGCTGCACGAGCTCGGCGTGCGCCGCCTCTTCGTGAAGAGCGAGGAGCGCGGGGGCTACGAGAACTATCTGCAGGAGCACCTGGGCTCGATCCTCGACGACGAATCCATCCCGCTCTCGGGCCGCGTGCAGGTCTGGTACGAGGCCACGCTCGGCCTCGTGCGCGACGTCTTCGAGCACAAGCTGCCCCGGCCGCTCGGCGCGCGGCGCTTCGAGAAGGTCCGCTGCCTGGTGCGCACGACGCTCGACCTCTTGAGCAGGCAGGAGGCCGTGCGCGAGATGGCGCGCTTCCTCACGCGCGGCTTCTCGGTCTACTCCCACGGCATCGGGACCATGGTCCTGACCGCCTGCGTGCTGCAGGGCTGCGAGGACGTGGACGACGAGCTGCTCGAGGCCTGCGCCATGGGCGCGCTGCTGCACGACATCGGCAAGACGCGGCTGCCGCGCGAGGTGGCGCAGAAGAACCTCGAGGCGCTCTCCGCGGCCGAGCTCGAGTTGTACCGGAGCCACCCCGCCCTGGGCGTGGCCATGTGCTCGGGCGTGTCCCTGCCTCCGGCCGCGCTGCACTGCATGCTCATGCACCACGAGCGGGTCAACGGCTCGGGCTACCCGGGCGGGGCCCAGGCCTCGGACATTCCGCGCCACGTGGCCGTGCTCTCGGTCTGCGACATGTACGACAACTACACCCGCGCCGGGGCCTACGGACCGGCGCTCTCGCCCTTCGAGGCCCTCTCGCGGCTGCAGTGCGCCCGGGGGCTCTACGACACGGACGCCATCAAGCGGCTCATCCTCGTGCTGGCCGACGCCCGCGTGGTGGAGGCCGGGG